The following proteins come from a genomic window of Triticum aestivum cultivar Chinese Spring chromosome 6A, IWGSC CS RefSeq v2.1, whole genome shotgun sequence:
- the LOC123127557 gene encoding cysteine-rich and transmembrane domain-containing protein WIH2: MSYYGQQQAPVGAPPQQGYPPQGYPPAGYPPPQQGYPPAGYGQQGYPPQQQQQNSGPSFMQGCLAALCCCCLLDACF; the protein is encoded by the exons ATGAGCTACTACGGCCAGCAGCAGGCGCCCGTCGGCGCCCCGCCGCAGCAAG GTTACCCGCCGCAGGGGTACCCTCCGGCCGGCTACCCGCCGCCACAGCAGGGCTACCCGCCGGCCGGATACGGCCAGCAGGGCTACCCgccccagcagcagcagcagaacagCGGGCCTTCCTTCATGCAAGGATG CCTGGCCGCGCTTTGCTGCTGTTGTCTCTTGGACGCCTGCTTCTGA